A region from the Candidatus Equadaptatus faecalis genome encodes:
- a CDS encoding MATE family efflux transporter — MNEQNDFTKGSVFKKMTGFAIPVFFSMLLMNLYGVVDMLIVGHFGSKADVSSVSTGAWIIWTVMSLTMGIASGITTVVGQRIGEKNYNSAACTIFSSARFFLYFSIAVTLLMELLAEPAVKLMQTPPEAYAGALLYTRICSAGLVFTASFCVLGAIFRGLGDSRTPLLTISIATFTNIAGDLLLAGYFKMPVFGTAFATVFAQAVSVLLTLFAVLKREKPFEYAKSALKYSSNAVKTMLRIGIPIALQDFLVTLSFLCVTAFVNRLGVTFSAAAGVTERICGIIMLVPITFAQTVASFTAQNAGAGEHERAKRALAYGISVSLGTGIFFAWLSFFHGDMLAALFAKGKPDVIYSAADYLKAYAIDCLFVSFMFCFEGYFSGYGKTRFVMWQGIIGAFCVRIPVSWFMSLSEPVSLFKIALATPSSTVVQLLLFSVCYLRFTKKQNAPK; from the coding sequence ATGAACGAACAAAACGATTTCACTAAAGGCTCAGTATTTAAAAAGATGACCGGATTTGCAATTCCGGTATTTTTTTCCATGCTGTTAATGAACCTCTACGGCGTAGTTGATATGCTCATAGTCGGTCATTTCGGCAGCAAAGCAGACGTTTCGTCCGTCTCTACCGGCGCATGGATAATCTGGACTGTTATGTCCCTGACAATGGGTATCGCCTCGGGCATAACAACCGTTGTCGGACAGAGAATAGGAGAAAAAAATTACAATTCTGCAGCCTGCACGATTTTTTCCTCCGCCCGATTTTTCCTTTACTTTTCAATCGCCGTAACGCTGCTTATGGAGCTGCTTGCGGAACCGGCGGTAAAACTCATGCAGACCCCGCCGGAAGCATACGCAGGAGCGCTGCTCTACACCAGAATATGCTCCGCAGGACTTGTATTCACCGCTTCTTTCTGCGTACTCGGCGCAATATTCAGAGGGCTCGGTGATTCAAGAACACCGCTTCTGACAATTTCAATCGCAACCTTTACAAACATTGCCGGAGATCTTCTGCTTGCGGGCTACTTTAAAATGCCAGTTTTCGGAACTGCGTTTGCAACGGTTTTTGCGCAGGCAGTCAGCGTTCTGCTTACGCTTTTCGCGGTTTTGAAAAGGGAAAAACCGTTTGAATACGCAAAAAGCGCTCTAAAATACAGCTCAAACGCTGTCAAAACAATGCTCCGCATAGGAATACCCATAGCCTTGCAGGATTTTCTTGTAACACTCTCTTTCCTCTGTGTAACCGCGTTTGTGAACAGACTCGGGGTAACCTTCTCAGCGGCGGCTGGGGTCACTGAACGGATATGCGGAATAATTATGCTTGTTCCGATTACCTTTGCCCAGACGGTGGCAAGCTTCACAGCTCAGAACGCCGGCGCGGGAGAACACGAACGCGCGAAGCGCGCCCTTGCCTACGGGATATCAGTTTCGCTCGGCACCGGAATATTTTTTGCCTGGCTGTCATTTTTTCACGGTGATATGCTTGCCGCTCTGTTTGCAAAAGGCAAGCCGGACGTAATCTATTCTGCCGCGGATTACCTTAAAGCTTACGCGATAGACTGCCTGTTCGTATCATTCATGTTCTGTTTTGAAGGCTATTTTTCAGGCTACGGGAAGACGCGGTTTGTAATGTGGCAGGGCATAATAGGCGCTTTCTGCGTACGAATACCCGTTTCATGGTTTATGAGCCTCTCTGAACCGGTATCGCTTTTCAAAATAGCTCTTGCCACGCCTTCCTCAACAGTTGTCCAGCTTTTGCTTTTCTCCGTCTGCTATCTCCGTTTCACAAAAAAACAAAACGCCCCGAAGTAA
- a CDS encoding homoserine dehydrogenase, with amino-acid sequence MLHKIAVSGCGNVGTALLELLCEKRAELKEKYGFEFEVTLLCDLFKGTVADKNGLDLNTAINSLHTTNSLAGLNKDVQGEFGELLDSAEITMLCEATPTNVETGEPALSHIKTALSKGINVSTTVKGPLSLAYDELAALAKQNGAQLQFEGVVMSGTPFITMLNHGLAGCRILKIEGIINGTTNFILSKMYSGASYEEAFNTAKELGYTETDPSGDIDAWDPAVKVVILTKMLYGKQISVSDVDRTGIANVTFEDMERAKEDGCTIKLIAGIENNHGDIKAYVAPKKIPMTHPLASINGAINAATVYTDNLGTTTIIGPGAGRRATGQAMLLDLLTMAGKR; translated from the coding sequence TTGCTTCACAAAATAGCTGTCTCAGGCTGCGGAAACGTAGGTACTGCCCTGCTGGAACTGCTCTGCGAAAAACGTGCGGAGCTTAAGGAAAAATACGGGTTTGAATTTGAAGTTACGCTTCTTTGCGACCTTTTCAAAGGTACTGTTGCCGATAAAAACGGCCTTGACCTAAATACCGCAATAAACTCATTGCACACAACCAATTCCCTCGCAGGGCTCAACAAAGACGTTCAGGGAGAATTTGGCGAACTGCTTGACTCAGCAGAGATTACTATGCTGTGCGAAGCCACTCCGACCAACGTGGAAACGGGCGAACCGGCGCTCTCTCACATTAAAACCGCGCTTTCAAAAGGCATTAACGTTTCAACCACCGTCAAGGGTCCCCTGTCTCTCGCTTATGACGAACTGGCCGCTTTGGCGAAACAGAATGGGGCGCAGCTTCAGTTTGAAGGCGTAGTCATGAGCGGGACACCGTTTATAACGATGCTTAATCACGGGCTCGCAGGCTGCAGAATTCTGAAAATCGAAGGAATAATCAACGGAACGACGAACTTTATTCTGAGTAAAATGTACAGCGGTGCAAGCTACGAGGAGGCCTTTAACACGGCAAAAGAGCTCGGCTACACGGAAACAGACCCTTCAGGAGACATAGACGCGTGGGATCCGGCTGTCAAGGTCGTAATTCTGACAAAAATGCTTTACGGCAAACAAATTTCCGTCAGTGACGTTGACCGCACAGGCATAGCAAACGTTACGTTTGAAGACATGGAGCGCGCAAAAGAAGACGGCTGCACGATAAAGCTGATTGCGGGAATTGAAAATAACCACGGTGATATAAAAGCCTACGTTGCTCCTAAAAAAATACCGATGACTCACCCTCTCGCTTCAATAAACGGGGCAATAAACGCGGCAACCGTCTATACAGACAACCTCGGGACAACGACCATTATAGGTCCGGGCGCCGGACGCAGAGCAACAGGACAGGCAATGCTGCTTGACCTGCTCACAATGGCAGGCAAAAGATAA
- a CDS encoding DEAD/DEAH box helicase, giving the protein MAETNIRFADFNLRKELVMALDKKGFESPMPVQVSILEDETFLDGDLIVQAKTGSGKTLAFALPLLNILDESEMSVPQILVLSPTRELALQTAREFSWAGAYCRVKVASLVGGMDMERQIRALRDGANVIVGTPGRILDHIRRGTFKGETIRSVVLDEGDDMLDMGFREELEGILDTMPHTERTWLFSATMPPEILALAKRYLDAPRRISLVSDVTTHEDITQRACIIPSRRRFEGLTNVLVWENPARALLFCGTRAETQEIADRLCDGGFRATAIHGDMSQRERNTALGALRGGRVQILVATDVAARGLDIEGVSHVIQYGLPQNLEAFVHRSGRTGRAGQEGSNLILLTARETKQFKFMLRMAKSNLKMQWMPAPDAAEIDQQSRLRFEQEVLDSAFESEDYVQWAHELLERDEAETLVSGLLAKAYGSRPGGYSIREDIQREMDWEKERGRAAAEKRDRERDNSKDKFKSSEMSGGIRVRFREGRKDGWQVGPLLGLLCRAIGIGREDVGNIKLRDDGITVELSANAGRLFDARSGRLEKEGLHAEKITPIKNSGESGSRPHRDAAQGERKRYFSRNSENKFDRAKRELREHRRDKGRKRREI; this is encoded by the coding sequence ATGGCAGAAACAAATATCAGATTCGCAGATTTCAATCTGCGAAAAGAGCTTGTTATGGCTCTCGACAAAAAAGGCTTTGAGTCCCCTATGCCCGTTCAGGTAAGCATTCTTGAAGACGAGACCTTTCTTGACGGCGACCTCATAGTTCAGGCAAAAACAGGCTCGGGCAAGACGCTTGCCTTCGCTCTTCCGCTTCTGAACATTCTTGACGAAAGCGAAATGAGCGTCCCGCAGATTCTCGTGCTTTCGCCTACGCGCGAACTCGCGCTGCAGACTGCACGCGAATTCAGCTGGGCGGGCGCTTATTGCCGCGTAAAGGTTGCCTCGCTTGTCGGCGGAATGGATATGGAACGCCAGATAAGGGCTCTAAGGGACGGCGCAAACGTTATCGTAGGCACTCCGGGGCGTATTCTTGACCATATACGCAGGGGAACGTTCAAAGGCGAAACGATACGCAGCGTCGTGCTTGACGAAGGCGATGACATGCTTGACATGGGCTTCCGCGAGGAACTGGAAGGAATTCTTGACACAATGCCCCATACGGAGCGCACCTGGCTTTTCTCGGCAACCATGCCGCCTGAAATTCTTGCGCTCGCAAAACGCTATCTGGACGCCCCGCGGCGCATTTCGCTTGTTTCCGACGTAACCACGCACGAAGACATTACACAGCGCGCATGCATAATCCCGTCGCGCAGACGTTTTGAAGGGCTCACGAACGTGCTCGTCTGGGAAAATCCCGCACGCGCCCTGCTTTTCTGCGGCACAAGGGCTGAAACTCAGGAAATTGCAGACAGGCTCTGCGACGGAGGCTTCCGCGCAACCGCAATACACGGCGACATGAGCCAGCGCGAAAGAAACACGGCTCTCGGAGCTCTCCGCGGCGGACGCGTTCAGATACTCGTCGCTACGGACGTTGCCGCCCGCGGCCTTGACATTGAAGGCGTAAGCCACGTAATACAGTACGGACTTCCGCAGAACCTCGAAGCCTTTGTACACAGGAGCGGACGCACGGGAAGAGCAGGGCAGGAAGGCAGCAACCTTATCCTTCTTACAGCCCGAGAAACAAAACAGTTTAAATTTATGCTCCGCATGGCGAAATCAAATCTCAAAATGCAGTGGATGCCGGCACCCGATGCTGCGGAAATAGACCAGCAGTCAAGACTGCGTTTCGAGCAGGAAGTTCTTGACAGCGCATTTGAATCAGAGGACTACGTTCAGTGGGCACACGAACTGCTTGAACGCGACGAGGCTGAAACGCTTGTATCGGGACTTCTTGCAAAAGCTTACGGCAGCAGACCGGGCGGTTACTCAATCCGCGAAGACATACAGCGCGAAATGGACTGGGAAAAAGAACGCGGGCGCGCTGCCGCGGAAAAAAGAGACCGCGAGAGGGACAACTCAAAGGACAAATTCAAAAGTTCGGAAATGTCGGGCGGAATACGCGTACGTTTCAGGGAAGGGCGAAAAGACGGCTGGCAGGTCGGTCCACTGCTTGGGCTTCTCTGCCGCGCCATAGGCATAGGGCGCGAAGACGTAGGCAACATAAAACTGCGCGACGACGGAATAACGGTTGAACTTTCCGCAAACGCGGGCAGGCTCTTTGACGCAAGAAGCGGCAGACTTGAAAAGGAAGGACTTCACGCCGAAAAGATTACTCCCATAAAAAATTCAGGCGAAAGCGGATCAAGACCACACAGAGACGCTGCTCAGGGCGAGAGAAAACGCTATTTTTCAAGAAACAGCGAAAATAAATTTGACCGCGCAAAACGTGAGCTTCGCGAACATCGCAGAGACAAAGGACGAAAACGCAGAGAAATATAG
- a CDS encoding ABC transporter substrate-binding protein has translation MKKILRLCTIFDGFSRRVVAAVCFSAVMLSVCVFCTSACASQQFDPQKVRGPKLEKLCMVIVNNTDAQILAAENGDLDVVSDIVRPSDIQIISRNKNFDTSMARAFHAFFMLMNTTDGIWKDKYVRQAAAQSIDRNNIVRTIFSGYCEPINSWLPPVSPWALQGRSANLFNRAAARAKLKKRGYSWGINGMLIAPDGKPVKKMKLLTPLAKVAPTTAELAEQVADSLRAAGFPVEAEPMDFSAMISKIDRKEYSLAVMAWSMGRNPDSLHGFYHSSQNIPGGYNMTGIADKNLDKALDGIVSARNKEEARKASDKAQQLLEDLVPSVPIYSRLSVAAVSNSWKNIITTERMTADNMWTIMLAEPKNGKKRPMRMLLAEEPRNLNPFTASSAYSWQVLGMMYEGLLETNPFTLEDMPGLAAKWSVRAEKNKTVISFRLKPGLVWSDGSKITSHDFAETIHFIQSNKIPRFLDAVKNVKSVACPTDLDIVVTLSGESYWYLDKIGGMLCMPAKTLKAVKDWQNWNPLDKSQKFGPYGFVCTGPFIFESYRPGEYVMFRRNENYRRLKQ, from the coding sequence ATGAAGAAAATTTTACGCCTCTGCACGATATTTGACGGATTCAGCCGGCGCGTTGTCGCGGCGGTCTGTTTTTCTGCCGTTATGCTTTCAGTCTGCGTTTTCTGTACATCTGCCTGTGCTTCGCAGCAGTTTGACCCGCAGAAAGTACGGGGACCGAAACTGGAAAAACTCTGTATGGTTATCGTGAACAATACGGACGCGCAGATTCTTGCCGCAGAGAACGGAGACCTTGACGTCGTAAGCGACATCGTACGTCCTTCGGATATTCAGATAATAAGCCGCAACAAAAATTTTGACACTTCCATGGCGCGTGCCTTTCACGCTTTTTTCATGCTTATGAATACCACAGACGGTATTTGGAAAGACAAATATGTCAGACAGGCAGCGGCACAGTCCATAGACAGAAACAATATAGTCAGGACGATTTTTTCAGGCTATTGCGAGCCTATCAACAGCTGGCTGCCGCCTGTTTCTCCCTGGGCGCTGCAGGGAAGAAGCGCAAACCTTTTCAACCGCGCCGCCGCGCGCGCCAAACTGAAAAAACGGGGTTACAGCTGGGGAATTAACGGAATGCTGATTGCGCCTGACGGTAAGCCGGTAAAGAAAATGAAGCTTTTAACGCCGCTTGCCAAGGTCGCGCCGACCACCGCCGAACTTGCGGAGCAGGTTGCCGATTCGCTTCGTGCGGCGGGATTCCCCGTTGAGGCCGAGCCTATGGATTTTTCCGCAATGATTTCAAAAATTGACAGGAAAGAATATTCGCTTGCGGTTATGGCGTGGTCAATGGGCAGAAATCCCGATTCGCTTCACGGATTTTATCACAGCTCGCAGAATATTCCGGGCGGCTACAATATGACGGGAATAGCGGACAAAAATCTTGACAAAGCGCTTGACGGCATTGTTTCGGCAAGAAACAAAGAGGAAGCGAGAAAAGCTTCTGACAAAGCCCAGCAGCTGCTTGAAGACCTCGTGCCCTCCGTTCCGATATACAGCAGGTTATCCGTTGCCGCGGTTTCAAATTCCTGGAAAAATATCATAACGACGGAACGGATGACTGCCGACAATATGTGGACGATTATGCTCGCCGAACCGAAGAACGGGAAAAAACGCCCCATGCGTATGCTTCTTGCAGAGGAGCCGAGAAATCTTAATCCTTTCACGGCGAGCAGCGCCTATTCGTGGCAGGTGCTTGGTATGATGTACGAGGGACTGCTTGAAACCAATCCTTTTACGCTTGAAGATATGCCGGGACTTGCCGCAAAATGGTCGGTCAGGGCGGAGAAAAACAAAACGGTAATCAGTTTCAGGCTGAAGCCCGGACTTGTGTGGAGCGACGGAAGCAAAATCACGTCACATGACTTCGCCGAAACAATACATTTTATACAATCTAATAAAATTCCACGCTTCCTTGACGCGGTTAAGAACGTGAAATCTGTCGCGTGTCCGACCGATTTGGATATTGTTGTTACCCTGTCGGGTGAGAGCTACTGGTATCTGGACAAAATAGGCGGTATGCTTTGTATGCCGGCTAAAACGCTTAAAGCGGTGAAAGATTGGCAGAACTGGAACCCGCTTGATAAATCGCAGAAATTCGGGCCGTACGGCTTTGTATGCACGGGACCTTTTATATTTGAAAGCTACAGGCCGGGGGAATATGTTATGTTCCGGCGCAACGAAAATTACAGGAGGCTGAAACAGTGA
- a CDS encoding ABC transporter permease, which yields MPGDAVSTIIDPNFSPEAKARLRELYGLDKPILQQFFIYLRQMLTFRFGLSFLSQRPVWEELVSRLPLTLVLMGCSMLLSAVIGIWLGIKAALNRNKFAEKFVLRAGAVTASFPGFFVQLVLLMLFARTFRVFPLRGSLSVPPPTGTWALFCDYAHHLALPVISLTIMGFGGWALYVRNLMVRVLNEDYIVMAEARGLSKKRVIYGHAFRSILPPIFTILLMSLPGLVSGAVITESVFSLHGVGTFLVEAVSGNDYPAAGAAFYLLALITVICNLLADVMYGIVDPRVRLEEKN from the coding sequence ATGCCCGGTGACGCTGTCAGCACAATTATTGACCCTAATTTCTCGCCGGAGGCAAAGGCAAGGCTTCGCGAGCTTTACGGGTTAGACAAGCCGATTTTGCAGCAGTTCTTTATATATCTCAGACAGATGCTTACCTTCCGTTTCGGGCTTTCTTTCCTCAGCCAGCGTCCGGTATGGGAGGAGCTTGTTTCGAGGCTTCCTCTTACTCTTGTTCTTATGGGCTGTTCAATGCTTCTGTCAGCCGTAATCGGTATATGGCTCGGCATTAAAGCCGCTCTTAACAGAAACAAATTCGCGGAAAAGTTTGTACTGCGGGCAGGGGCGGTTACCGCTTCTTTCCCCGGATTTTTCGTACAGCTTGTGCTGCTTATGCTTTTTGCCAGAACGTTCCGCGTATTTCCGCTCCGCGGCAGTCTTTCGGTGCCGCCTCCAACCGGAACGTGGGCTCTGTTCTGCGATTACGCTCACCATCTCGCCCTGCCTGTTATATCGCTGACGATTATGGGTTTCGGCGGCTGGGCGTTGTACGTGCGCAATTTAATGGTGCGCGTCTTAAATGAAGATTACATTGTAATGGCTGAAGCCAGAGGACTTTCAAAGAAGCGCGTAATATACGGGCACGCGTTCAGAAGTATTCTTCCACCGATATTTACAATTCTGCTTATGTCTCTGCCCGGACTTGTTTCCGGAGCGGTTATTACAGAGTCTGTCTTTTCGCTGCACGGGGTAGGCACCTTCCTTGTGGAGGCTGTTTCCGGCAATGACTATCCGGCGGCGGGGGCGGCTTTTTATCTGCTCGCGCTTATAACCGTCATCTGCAATCTGCTTGCCGACGTTATGTACGGCATCGTTGACCCGCGCGTGCGGCTTGAGGAAAAAAACTGA
- a CDS encoding ABC transporter permease gives MKAPAGLLKRRSVIAFIIICLAGLFAPLLAGGYPSDAVGAPFARPVWWNRALSSTREFTVDTNGVSFDWDKLPPALFKLNGTVEGEDVRIIFVSPEKEFEIARLDGKQKQLLNIDARDMIFKQQLGLPLVGNATEQLFPCKGKYSLKIEGASRADLLFSLPGARQGLLGTDQRGRDVFALFLYGIRTSLLIGIIATLVASVLGLGFGLAAGYAGGWTDAVIMRTVDILLSIPTMPILMILAGVWGKGLWQIVVTLSLFSWMGTARSVRSLVLSVRESQWIEGLKALGAKRSYILVRHLIPETAPIMLANLALGVPGAILSEAALAFFGLSDPRLISWGRMLHEAHSFGAFTEGAWWLLLPPGLGIVAVCLIFMDIGRYLEEQIDPRLSGEKKNA, from the coding sequence ATGAAGGCGCCGGCGGGACTTTTGAAACGCAGAAGCGTGATTGCTTTCATAATAATCTGCCTTGCAGGGCTTTTTGCCCCGTTGCTTGCAGGCGGTTATCCGTCAGACGCGGTCGGCGCGCCTTTTGCAAGACCGGTGTGGTGGAACAGGGCGCTTTCTTCAACGCGCGAATTTACGGTTGATACAAACGGGGTCAGCTTTGACTGGGACAAACTGCCGCCTGCGCTGTTCAAGCTGAACGGCACGGTTGAAGGCGAAGACGTGAGAATAATTTTTGTATCGCCTGAAAAGGAATTTGAAATAGCGAGACTTGACGGAAAACAGAAACAGCTTCTGAATATCGACGCGCGCGACATGATTTTCAAACAGCAGCTCGGTCTGCCGCTTGTCGGAAACGCAACGGAACAGCTTTTCCCCTGCAAAGGTAAATATTCGCTCAAAATAGAAGGAGCGTCAAGGGCAGACCTATTGTTTTCGCTTCCGGGGGCAAGACAGGGACTGCTCGGCACAGACCAGCGCGGAAGGGACGTTTTTGCGCTCTTCCTTTATGGAATACGCACGTCGCTGCTTATAGGAATTATAGCCACTTTGGTTGCCTCCGTTCTCGGACTCGGCTTCGGCCTTGCCGCAGGCTATGCCGGAGGCTGGACGGACGCGGTCATTATGCGGACGGTTGACATTCTCCTTTCAATACCTACAATGCCGATTTTAATGATTCTTGCAGGTGTGTGGGGCAAAGGACTGTGGCAGATAGTTGTTACTCTTTCACTCTTTTCATGGATGGGAACCGCGCGTTCCGTCCGTTCGCTCGTCCTTTCCGTCCGCGAAAGCCAGTGGATAGAGGGGCTCAAAGCGCTCGGCGCAAAACGCTCCTACATTCTTGTGCGCCATCTCATTCCGGAAACGGCGCCGATAATGCTTGCCAACCTTGCGCTCGGTGTTCCGGGAGCCATTTTGTCCGAGGCGGCGCTCGCGTTCTTCGGACTTTCGGATCCGAGACTGATTTCATGGGGCAGAATGCTGCACGAAGCACATTCTTTCGGTGCCTTTACTGAGGGCGCATGGTGGCTTCTGCTTCCTCCCGGACTTGGAATTGTCGCTGTCTGCCTGATTTTTATGGATATTGGCAGATATCTTGAAGAACAAATAGACCCGCGCCTTTCGGGAGAGAAGAAAAATGCTTAA
- a CDS encoding ABC transporter ATP-binding protein, which yields MKDGVIVERGSSRELTAAPRTDYAKKLLAAIELPAKQPRETLSDRLAVNAEEITVRFESKNGSSHTAVDGISLNLRKGETLAIVGESGSGKTTLLRTLMGLQKASLGSVQLFGKRAEILSEKERSELFRLCGYVPQDPYGALPPGLTALEAVMEPFVISGSLLNKTEQREAAEKLLADVGLRGERILNSRAVALSGGQRQRVELARALALSPKLLLCDEPTSMQDVSTRTDIIELLESRVEQGTSLVFVTHDLMLAASAAEKIMVMKDGRLCEYGNSCKVLCSPKHPYTRALLESVPKNSAARF from the coding sequence ATGAAGGACGGAGTGATTGTAGAACGAGGAAGTTCACGGGAGCTTACCGCAGCGCCGCGGACAGATTACGCCAAAAAACTGCTTGCGGCGATAGAGCTTCCTGCCAAGCAACCGAGAGAAACGCTTTCTGACAGGCTTGCGGTAAACGCTGAAGAAATAACGGTGCGCTTTGAATCCAAAAACGGAAGTTCTCACACCGCTGTTGACGGAATTTCACTGAATCTGCGCAAAGGCGAGACGCTTGCGATAGTCGGTGAATCGGGCAGCGGCAAAACAACGCTTCTGCGCACGCTGATGGGTTTGCAGAAGGCGTCTTTAGGCTCTGTTCAGTTGTTCGGAAAAAGAGCGGAAATTCTTTCTGAAAAAGAACGTTCGGAGCTGTTCAGACTGTGCGGCTACGTGCCTCAGGACCCGTACGGCGCGCTGCCTCCGGGATTGACAGCGCTTGAGGCGGTTATGGAGCCGTTTGTTATTTCCGGCAGTCTGCTTAATAAGACTGAACAGCGCGAAGCGGCGGAAAAACTGCTTGCCGACGTAGGTCTGCGCGGCGAAAGAATACTGAATTCACGTGCCGTTGCGCTTTCCGGCGGGCAGAGGCAGAGAGTAGAGCTTGCACGCGCTCTTGCCCTTTCCCCGAAGCTTCTGCTTTGCGACGAACCGACATCAATGCAGGACGTTTCCACAAGAACTGATATAATAGAACTGCTTGAAAGCAGAGTGGAGCAGGGAACGTCACTGGTATTTGTGACGCACGACCTTATGCTTGCCGCTTCGGCGGCTGAAAAAATTATGGTTATGAAGGACGGCAGGCTTTGCGAATACGGAAATTCCTGCAAAGTTCTGTGCAGTCCGAAGCACCCTTATACAAGGGCACTGCTTGAATCAGTGCCGAAAAATTCGGCAGCACGGTTTTAA
- the mscL gene encoding large conductance mechanosensitive channel protein MscL, with protein MKQFFKDFKEFALQGNVLNLAIGVVIGGAFGKIVSSFVNDIITPLLGLVTGGVNFSSLFYNLSSTPVESLAKAQEAGVPVLAYGMFIQNVIDFLISAFAIFIVLRAMMRFKKKEEEAPAKPARLCPYCKSEIADDATRCPHCTSEL; from the coding sequence ATGAAACAATTTTTTAAGGATTTCAAGGAATTTGCATTGCAGGGCAACGTGCTTAATTTGGCAATAGGCGTCGTTATAGGCGGAGCGTTCGGCAAGATTGTCAGTTCGTTCGTCAACGATATTATTACGCCGCTGCTCGGTCTTGTAACCGGCGGAGTCAATTTCTCCAGCCTGTTCTACAATCTTTCCTCAACGCCTGTCGAGAGCCTTGCAAAAGCGCAGGAAGCAGGAGTACCGGTGCTTGCGTACGGCATGTTCATTCAGAACGTGATTGATTTCTTAATATCAGCCTTTGCGATTTTTATTGTACTGCGCGCGATGATGCGTTTCAAAAAGAAAGAGGAAGAAGCGCCTGCAAAACCTGCACGCCTCTGCCCGTACTGCAAATCCGAAATCGCGGACGACGCAACGCGCTGCCCGCACTGTACGTCAGAACTTTAG
- a CDS encoding V-type ATP synthase subunit B, which produces MLKTEYVGVKNIDGPFVLVENVSGAGCGELVEIIDSDGKLRHGQVKSVGKTAVLVQVFSGTGRLVPETTAVRFLGRPLEVTLSENMLGRTFNGLGEPRDGLGTIYGGKKADINGLPLNPTARQYPKNCIHTGISAIDTLTTLIRGQKLPIFSGNGLPHNQLAVQIATQSEISGDEQFAVVFAGIGIKHDDAAFFMRELAVKGDSSNIVTFLNLADEPVIERIATPRMALTTAEYLAYELGMHVLVIMTDITNYCEALRELGIAAGEVPSRKGYPAYLYSDLASLYERAGIVRGSAGSITQLPILSMPNDDITHPIPDLTGYITEGQITLSRELDSKNVYPPIGVLTSLSRLMKDSIGEGYTRKDHPSVSSQLFASYSRAQEIRSLAEVVGEDELSADDRTLLKFGELFENRFLKQGKQEMRKLEDSLDIAWEILKTLPKTELTRVSSEEIKEHIGE; this is translated from the coding sequence ATGCTTAAAACTGAATACGTAGGCGTAAAGAATATCGACGGTCCGTTCGTTCTGGTGGAAAACGTATCCGGAGCAGGCTGCGGCGAGCTTGTGGAAATCATTGATTCGGACGGAAAACTCAGACACGGACAGGTTAAATCTGTCGGTAAAACAGCCGTTCTCGTACAGGTTTTCAGCGGAACAGGCAGGCTTGTCCCTGAAACGACGGCGGTGCGTTTCCTCGGCAGACCGCTGGAAGTTACTCTTTCAGAAAATATGCTCGGACGGACGTTTAACGGACTCGGAGAGCCCCGCGACGGACTCGGGACAATATACGGCGGCAAAAAAGCTGACATAAACGGACTGCCGCTCAATCCCACAGCGCGTCAGTACCCCAAAAACTGCATACACACCGGCATTTCCGCCATAGATACTCTTACAACGCTTATCCGCGGTCAGAAGCTTCCGATTTTTTCAGGCAACGGACTTCCGCACAATCAGCTCGCGGTACAGATAGCCACGCAGTCTGAAATAAGCGGGGACGAACAGTTTGCCGTTGTTTTTGCCGGAATAGGCATAAAACACGACGACGCGGCATTTTTTATGCGCGAACTCGCTGTAAAGGGAGACAGCAGCAATATAGTAACCTTCCTGAACCTGGCGGACGAACCCGTAATTGAGCGCATAGCAACCCCGAGAATGGCTTTGACGACTGCCGAATACCTCGCATACGAACTCGGGATGCACGTTCTCGTTATAATGACGGATATAACAAACTACTGCGAAGCGCTGCGCGAGCTTGGGATTGCCGCCGGAGAGGTGCCGAGCAGAAAAGGCTATCCGGCGTATCTCTATTCCGACCTTGCGTCGCTTTATGAGCGTGCAGGCATCGTCAGAGGCTCTGCCGGAAGCATAACCCAGCTGCCGATTCTTTCTATGCCGAACGATGACATAACGCATCCGATACCTGACCTGACAGGCTACATAACAGAGGGGCAGATAACTCTGTCGCGCGAGCTTGATTCAAAAAACGTGTATCCTCCGATAGGAGTGCTTACAAGCCTTTCAAGGCTTATGAAAGACAGTATAGGCGAAGGCTACACGAGGAAAGACCATCCGTCAGTTTCAAGCCAGTTGTTCGCTTCTTACAGCAGGGCGCAGGAAATACGTTCCCTTGCAGAGGTAGTCGGCGAAGACGAACTCTCCGCGGATGACAGAACCCTTCTTAAGTTCGGAGAGCTGTTTGAAAACAGATTTCTTAAGCAGGGAAAGCAGGAAATGCGCAAATTGGAAGATTCTCTCGACATTGCGTGGGAAATACTCAAAACATTGCCAAAAACAGAGCTTACCCGCGTTTCGTCCGAAGAAATTAAGGAACATATCGGAGAATAA